A genome region from Myroides fluvii includes the following:
- a CDS encoding DUF4442 domain-containing protein: protein MEFSVSSINKFLFFKLPSAYWTGVRLSSISATTATTTVRHKWVNQNPFRSMYFAVQAMAAELSTGALVMKKIQERGARISMLVAQNNSVFVKKATGKISFTCVDGQLLDEAIQKAIDTNEGVTIWMKSTGIDEKGDEVSVFNFEWTLKVRVKK, encoded by the coding sequence ATGGAATTTTCAGTTTCATCCATCAATAAGTTTTTATTCTTTAAGTTGCCTTCAGCCTATTGGACGGGGGTGCGTTTAAGCAGTATTTCAGCTACAACGGCTACTACAACGGTTCGACACAAATGGGTGAATCAAAATCCGTTTCGCTCGATGTATTTTGCAGTACAAGCGATGGCTGCAGAATTATCTACAGGTGCTTTGGTCATGAAAAAGATTCAGGAGCGTGGTGCTCGTATTTCGATGTTAGTTGCTCAGAATAATTCAGTTTTTGTCAAAAAAGCTACGGGAAAAATCTCGTTTACTTGTGTGGATGGCCAGCTATTGGATGAAGCTATTCAAAAGGCGATCGACACAAATGAAGGGGTTACAATTTGGATGAAATCAACAGGAATAGATGAAAAAGGTGATGAGGTATCTGTATTTAATTTTGAATGGACACTAAAGGTGCGCGTAAAAAAATAA
- a CDS encoding TIGR01777 family oxidoreductase → MRVLVTGATGLVGRELLRQLQAKGDEVVFLTTDKDKRNVLKDCQGYYWNPKTGEIDSNCLVDVEVIIHLAGSSIDGSWSKQGKQMIIHSRVEASQTLYQLLSEQKHKVKQIICASAVGIYDTLDDIQTEEDYTPATNFLGQVVQQWEGENRRFEQLGISVALLRIGLVLSREGGALPHIEQMANYYLASPLGRGTQYYSWIHLQDLARIFLFVKDHHLQGVFNAVAPNPETNKQFTKSLCQAVGKKMILPAVPSFVLRLVLGEKAMLVTTGQRISCSKLLKLNFTFHFSTLPQALENLYV, encoded by the coding sequence ATGAGAGTTTTAGTTACAGGAGCAACAGGATTGGTAGGACGGGAGTTGCTAAGGCAATTGCAAGCAAAAGGAGATGAAGTTGTATTCTTGACTACAGACAAAGATAAACGGAATGTTTTAAAAGATTGCCAAGGCTATTACTGGAACCCTAAAACAGGGGAGATTGATTCCAATTGTCTCGTTGATGTAGAGGTTATCATTCACTTAGCAGGTAGTTCTATTGACGGATCTTGGTCCAAACAAGGGAAGCAGATGATTATTCATAGCAGGGTAGAGGCTTCTCAAACCCTGTACCAACTCCTCAGTGAACAAAAGCACAAAGTAAAGCAAATCATTTGTGCTTCGGCAGTGGGTATTTATGATACCCTAGACGATATACAAACAGAAGAAGATTATACGCCTGCAACCAATTTTTTAGGACAAGTTGTTCAACAATGGGAAGGAGAAAATAGGCGTTTTGAACAACTGGGAATCTCCGTTGCTCTTTTGCGCATTGGTCTAGTGTTATCTCGCGAAGGAGGAGCTTTACCTCATATCGAACAGATGGCAAACTATTATCTAGCTTCCCCCTTAGGTAGAGGTACGCAGTATTATTCTTGGATTCACTTACAAGATTTGGCAAGAATCTTCCTTTTTGTTAAGGATCACCACTTACAAGGTGTGTTTAATGCAGTTGCCCCCAATCCAGAAACCAATAAGCAGTTTACAAAATCCTTATGCCAGGCAGTAGGAAAAAAAATGATTTTACCTGCTGTTCCTTCCTTTGTTTTGCGTCTCGTTTTGGGAGAAAAAGCCATGCTTGTTACAACAGGACAACGCATTAGCTGTAGTAAATTATTGAAATTAAATTTTACTTTTCATTTTTCAACTTTACCTCAAGCACTTGAAAATCTTTATGTGTAA
- a CDS encoding nucleotide exchange factor GrpE, whose product MENKDINKEEVDVNTENTQETETATVDVESVEETLNAKIEEEKDKYLRLFAEFENYKRRTSKERLDLFKTANEEVMSAMLPILDDFSRALSELEKQGESDHLTGVRLISTKLIDTLAAKGLEEVVIQNGDVFNADVSEAITQIPAGDELKGKVVDVVEKGYKLGEKIIRFPKVVIGQ is encoded by the coding sequence ATGGAAAATAAAGATATAAACAAGGAAGAAGTGGATGTAAACACAGAGAATACGCAAGAAACTGAAACAGCAACAGTAGATGTAGAGTCAGTTGAAGAGACGTTGAATGCAAAAATTGAAGAAGAAAAAGACAAGTATTTGCGTTTATTCGCTGAGTTTGAGAACTACAAGCGCAGAACTTCAAAAGAGCGTTTAGACTTGTTTAAAACCGCAAATGAGGAAGTGATGTCAGCCATGCTTCCTATTTTAGACGATTTCAGTCGTGCCTTATCTGAGTTAGAAAAACAAGGAGAAAGTGATCATCTAACGGGAGTGCGTTTAATTTCTACTAAGTTAATTGACACTTTGGCGGCTAAAGGCCTAGAAGAAGTCGTTATTCAAAATGGAGATGTTTTCAATGCGGATGTGTCAGAAGCGATTACACAAATTCCAGCCGGTGACGAGCTAAAAGGAAAAGTAGTTGATGTAGTAGAAAAAGGGTATAAATTGGGAGAGAAGATTATTCGTTTTCCAAAAGTTGTTATTGGACAATAA
- the dnaJ gene encoding molecular chaperone DnaJ, giving the protein MKKDYYEILGIDKGADAAAIKKAYRKKAIEFHPDKNPGDKEAEEKFKEAAEAYEVLSDADKKARYDQYGHAAFEGGGGFGGGHMNMDDIFSQFGDIFGSAFGGGGFGGFGGFGGGGQRRAKGTSLRIKVKLTLEDIANGVEKKVKVKRKIKAVGVTYKTCATCNGTGQVTKIANTVFGRMQTASPCHTCQGTGQMIDQKPTGSDAEGMILQEETVSIKIPAGVAEGMQLKVAGKGNEAPGNNSVPGDLLVVVEELEHDTLKREGDNLHYDLYINFSEAALGGNKEIYTVTGNVRIKLEEGIQSGKILRLRGKGLPHLNSYGSGDLLVHINVWTPKKLTKEQKEFFEKMEEDSNFKPTPGKGDKSFFEKVKEMFS; this is encoded by the coding sequence ATGAAGAAAGATTATTACGAGATATTAGGTATTGACAAAGGAGCAGATGCTGCTGCTATTAAAAAGGCATACCGCAAAAAAGCGATTGAATTTCACCCAGATAAAAATCCAGGGGATAAAGAAGCGGAAGAAAAATTCAAAGAAGCGGCAGAGGCATACGAAGTGTTAAGTGATGCAGATAAAAAAGCGCGTTACGATCAGTATGGTCATGCTGCATTTGAAGGCGGTGGCGGATTTGGTGGCGGTCACATGAATATGGATGATATCTTCAGTCAGTTTGGAGATATTTTTGGCAGTGCTTTCGGCGGCGGCGGTTTTGGTGGCTTTGGCGGATTCGGTGGTGGCGGTCAACGCAGAGCCAAAGGAACGAGCTTGCGTATAAAAGTAAAATTAACGTTAGAAGACATCGCCAATGGTGTTGAAAAGAAAGTAAAAGTAAAACGAAAAATAAAAGCAGTTGGCGTTACTTATAAAACCTGTGCCACTTGTAACGGTACCGGACAAGTAACCAAGATTGCTAATACCGTATTTGGACGTATGCAAACTGCATCCCCTTGTCATACTTGTCAGGGAACGGGTCAAATGATCGACCAAAAACCAACGGGATCCGATGCAGAAGGAATGATTTTGCAGGAAGAAACGGTATCAATCAAAATTCCTGCAGGTGTAGCAGAAGGCATGCAACTAAAAGTGGCAGGTAAAGGAAATGAAGCACCAGGAAACAACAGTGTACCAGGTGATTTATTGGTTGTGGTAGAAGAATTGGAACACGATACGTTAAAAAGAGAGGGAGACAACCTACATTATGACCTTTACATTAACTTCTCTGAAGCAGCTTTAGGAGGAAATAAAGAAATCTATACCGTAACAGGTAATGTGCGAATCAAATTAGAGGAAGGAATCCAATCGGGTAAAATTCTTCGCCTAAGAGGAAAAGGATTGCCGCATTTAAATAGTTACGGCAGTGGTGACTTATTGGTTCATATCAATGTTTGGACACCGAAGAAATTGACAAAAGAACAAAAAGAGTTTTTCGAAAAAATGGAAGAAGATTCTAACTTCAAACCAACTCCTGGAAAAGGGGATAAATCTTTTTTCGAAAAAGTCAAAGAAATGTTTTCATAA
- a CDS encoding ABC transporter ATP-binding protein produces MQPILEVKNVEKRYSDKIALNNVSLTVPKGSIYGLLGPNGAGKTSLIRIINQITYPDQGQIILDGQPLSLHHIKDIGYMPEERGLYKTMKVGEQALYLAQLKGLSKAEAKEQLDYWFDKLDIKGWWDKKIQELSKGMAQKIQFVVTVLHKPKLLIFDEPFSGFDPVNANIIKDEILELKEKGATIIFSTHRMESVEEMCDYIALIHKSNKLIEGRLVDVKRDFRTNLYQVGILSSDVHRLMFELSQKFTVQPTSFKSLNDELQLEIDLGQALPNELLHILANNGQVTHFIEKLPTANDIFIQTVSK; encoded by the coding sequence ATGCAACCTATCTTAGAAGTTAAGAATGTAGAAAAAAGATATTCTGACAAAATAGCTTTAAATAATGTTTCTCTAACCGTGCCGAAAGGATCCATTTACGGTTTATTGGGCCCTAATGGGGCAGGAAAAACATCCCTAATCCGAATCATAAATCAAATCACTTATCCCGATCAAGGACAAATCATTTTAGATGGTCAGCCTTTGAGTCTTCATCATATTAAAGACATCGGTTATATGCCGGAAGAAAGAGGGCTGTACAAAACCATGAAAGTGGGAGAACAAGCGCTTTACTTGGCTCAATTAAAAGGATTGAGTAAAGCCGAAGCTAAAGAACAATTGGACTATTGGTTTGATAAGTTAGATATCAAAGGATGGTGGGATAAAAAAATCCAAGAGCTATCGAAGGGAATGGCACAGAAAATCCAATTTGTGGTCACCGTTTTACACAAACCTAAATTGCTGATTTTTGATGAGCCGTTTTCTGGTTTTGATCCTGTAAATGCCAATATCATTAAGGATGAAATACTAGAACTCAAAGAAAAAGGAGCGACAATTATCTTTTCTACTCACCGTATGGAAAGCGTAGAAGAAATGTGTGATTATATTGCTTTGATTCACAAATCAAATAAACTAATCGAAGGACGGCTAGTAGATGTGAAAAGAGATTTTCGCACGAATTTATATCAAGTGGGAATCCTTTCTAGCGATGTACACCGATTGATGTTTGAATTATCTCAAAAATTTACCGTGCAACCGACGTCTTTTAAATCTTTAAATGACGAATTACAATTGGAAATTGATCTTGGACAAGCCTTGCCAAATGAGTTGTTGCATATTTTAGCCAACAATGGACAAGTAACCCATTTTATCGAAAAATTGCCAACGGCAAATGATATTTTTATTCAAACTGTAAGTAAATAA
- a CDS encoding ABC transporter permease: protein MSVLKLIIKREFIAKARNKAFIVMTFLAPLFFVAIAVLIGYLSTMKSATKVIAIHDESGIFSGDFESSEEYEYQNLSAVPIAIIKDSVLAEKYDGLLYIPKQDQITAYENSIYYISNESPGIAFISKIESTIENKVSSLNLIAKGIDPEIIKENQAEVNLHLEKASGEQTVKGLNEIKIFIGSLFGYCIMMFIIIYGNMVMRSVIEEKTNRIIEVIISSVKPFQLMMGKIIGTSMAGLLQFLIWGVVGGILMLVATSVFGLNAGAPNLEAAQMATTLDTSVMSNIQNYITEIMSLPLLTWFVYFIIFFIGGYFLYSSLYAAIGAAVDNETDTQQFLFPVMLPLMLGVYIGFFTVIKDPHGTVATVFSMIPFTSPIVMLMRIPFGVPIWQIILSIVLLFATFILTVWLAAKIYRIGILMYGKRPSWKELYKWLKY, encoded by the coding sequence ATGAGTGTTTTAAAACTAATTATAAAAAGAGAATTTATCGCAAAAGCTCGTAATAAAGCTTTTATTGTCATGACTTTTTTAGCGCCTCTTTTTTTCGTAGCAATTGCTGTACTTATCGGTTATTTAAGCACCATGAAGTCTGCTACTAAGGTAATCGCTATTCACGATGAAAGTGGAATTTTTAGTGGGGATTTCGAAAGTTCAGAAGAATATGAATATCAGAATTTATCTGCTGTGCCTATTGCAATCATAAAGGATAGCGTGTTGGCAGAAAAGTACGATGGCTTGTTGTATATTCCCAAACAAGATCAAATAACTGCCTATGAAAATTCGATTTACTATATTTCGAACGAAAGTCCAGGCATTGCTTTTATCAGTAAGATTGAATCAACCATCGAAAATAAAGTTTCTAGTTTGAATTTAATCGCTAAGGGAATCGATCCAGAAATTATCAAAGAAAATCAAGCAGAGGTAAATCTACATTTAGAGAAAGCTTCCGGTGAACAAACGGTAAAGGGATTGAATGAAATTAAAATCTTCATCGGATCTTTATTCGGTTATTGCATTATGATGTTTATTATTATTTATGGAAATATGGTGATGCGTTCGGTAATTGAAGAGAAAACCAATCGCATTATCGAAGTAATTATTTCATCGGTAAAACCATTTCAGCTGATGATGGGGAAGATTATTGGTACTTCAATGGCGGGGTTGTTACAGTTCTTAATTTGGGGTGTTGTAGGTGGAATTTTGATGTTGGTGGCAACTTCCGTTTTTGGATTAAATGCGGGGGCGCCGAATTTAGAAGCCGCTCAAATGGCAACGACCCTAGATACAAGTGTAATGAGTAATATACAGAATTACATAACTGAAATTATGAGCCTACCTTTGTTGACGTGGTTTGTATATTTTATCATTTTCTTTATTGGAGGTTATTTTTTATATAGCTCATTATATGCCGCAATTGGTGCCGCAGTAGACAATGAAACCGATACACAACAATTCTTGTTTCCAGTAATGTTGCCATTGATGTTAGGTGTATACATCGGTTTCTTCACCGTAATTAAAGATCCGCATGGTACGGTTGCAACCGTATTCTCTATGATTCCATTTACATCTCCGATTGTGATGTTAATGCGCATTCCTTTTGGTGTTCCGATTTGGCAAATAATTCTGTCTATTGTGTTGTTATTTGCTACCTTTATCTTAACGGTGTGGTTAGCTGCAAAAATTTATCGAATCGGTATTTTGATGTACGGAAAACGCCCGTCGTGGAAAGAGTTGTATAAGTGGTTAAAATATTAA
- a CDS encoding sigma-54-dependent transcriptional regulator, which translates to MSKESKILIVEDEAAIRRVLTRILEDESPSYKVDTAEDGAEGLKKISQEDYDLVISDIKMPKMSGDELLVEAKKIKPETVFVMISGHGDLETAINTMKLGAFDYISKPPDLNRLLTTVRNALDKSQLVVENTILKKKVSKKYEIIGKSEGIEQITAMIEKVAPTEARVLITGPNGTGKELVAHQIHAQSPRSVKPLIEVNCAAIPAELIESELFGHVKGAFTSAVKDRPGKFELADKGTIFLDEIGDMSLPAQAKVLRALQENVITRVGAEKDQKIDVRVLAATNKDLRKEIEEGRFREDLYHRLAVILINVPALNERRDDIPLLLEHFVKQIATEQGTAPKKFTAEAVALLQQYDWSGNIRELRNVIERLIILGGNEVTLEDVKLFATK; encoded by the coding sequence ATGAGTAAAGAATCTAAAATCTTAATTGTAGAGGATGAGGCGGCGATTCGACGCGTTTTGACTCGTATCTTAGAAGATGAGTCTCCATCGTATAAAGTAGATACCGCAGAAGATGGAGCGGAGGGATTAAAGAAGATTAGCCAAGAAGATTACGACTTGGTTATTTCCGATATTAAAATGCCCAAAATGAGTGGAGATGAATTATTAGTGGAGGCAAAGAAAATCAAACCAGAAACTGTTTTCGTGATGATTTCAGGGCATGGGGATTTGGAAACAGCCATTAATACCATGAAATTAGGGGCCTTTGATTATATCTCTAAACCACCCGATTTAAATCGCCTTCTCACTACGGTTCGCAATGCCTTAGACAAAAGTCAATTGGTTGTTGAAAATACAATTTTAAAGAAGAAGGTCTCTAAGAAATACGAAATAATAGGAAAAAGCGAGGGGATTGAGCAGATTACAGCCATGATAGAAAAAGTAGCACCGACAGAAGCTCGTGTGTTAATTACAGGACCTAATGGAACTGGAAAAGAATTGGTGGCTCATCAAATTCACGCACAAAGTCCACGATCAGTAAAACCGTTGATTGAGGTAAACTGTGCAGCTATTCCTGCAGAATTAATAGAAAGTGAATTATTTGGCCATGTAAAAGGAGCCTTCACTTCAGCGGTTAAAGATCGTCCAGGAAAGTTTGAATTAGCAGATAAGGGAACAATTTTCTTAGACGAAATTGGCGATATGAGTTTGCCCGCTCAAGCTAAAGTTTTACGCGCATTACAAGAAAATGTAATTACCCGTGTTGGGGCAGAAAAAGATCAAAAGATTGACGTTCGCGTATTGGCAGCTACCAACAAAGATTTGCGCAAAGAAATTGAAGAAGGACGTTTTCGAGAGGATTTATATCATCGATTAGCTGTCATTTTAATCAACGTACCCGCTTTGAATGAACGCCGAGATGACATACCTTTGCTGTTGGAGCATTTTGTCAAACAAATTGCCACAGAACAAGGAACTGCACCTAAGAAATTTACGGCAGAGGCTGTAGCTTTGTTGCAACAATATGATTGGAGCGGAAATATACGTGAGTTGCGCAACGTCATTGAACGATTGATTATCTTAGGAGGAAACGAAGTAACATTAGAAGACGTAAAGCTATTTGCTACAAAATAA
- a CDS encoding DEAD/DEAH box helicase, translated as MKLKKIHPVLQNNLSQLGFEEPTTLQKSTFGRIKSGQDFVLIAPKEEGKTTALIIAALQRVEAPVDDMISTRVLIVVKDKFEVERLVEEFDRIGDKMDIRVFGVHDFTDLDDDKNQMSLGNDILIGTAERLNLMFSGAGFDVNQLKMYVIDDVDQQLRNRHEPRLYRLSESIGKTQRVYLGTDYIEQLDMFVDKTMSEDVEWLDFYEEDED; from the coding sequence ATGAAATTAAAAAAAATACACCCAGTTCTACAAAACAACTTGAGTCAACTTGGATTTGAAGAACCTACTACCTTACAAAAATCAACTTTTGGACGTATAAAAAGTGGACAAGATTTCGTTTTGATTGCACCCAAAGAAGAAGGGAAAACTACAGCACTCATTATAGCCGCTTTACAGCGTGTGGAAGCTCCTGTTGACGATATGATTTCAACTCGTGTTTTAATTGTTGTAAAAGACAAATTTGAAGTAGAACGCTTAGTAGAAGAATTTGATCGCATTGGCGATAAAATGGATATCCGCGTATTTGGTGTTCACGATTTTACGGATCTCGATGACGATAAAAATCAAATGTCTTTAGGTAATGATATTTTGATTGGAACTGCAGAACGACTAAATCTAATGTTTAGTGGGGCAGGATTTGATGTGAATCAATTGAAAATGTATGTCATTGACGATGTAGATCAACAATTGAGAAATAGACATGAACCACGCTTATATCGCTTGTCAGAGAGTATCGGTAAAACACAACGCGTTTATCTTGGAACTGATTACATTGAACAACTGGATATGTTCGTTGATAAAACAATGAGTGAAGATGTAGAATGGCTCGATTTTTACGAAGAAGACGAAGATTAG
- a CDS encoding PLDc N-terminal domain-containing protein, whose translation MSIVFWQLFLISLLLFTIYSLYKVSQSKASSSQKLLYAFLILFFPLLGSLFYFFISRSQSRNK comes from the coding sequence ATGAGTATAGTATTCTGGCAATTATTTCTAATCAGCCTTCTTCTCTTTACGATATACAGCTTATACAAAGTGAGTCAATCAAAAGCAAGCTCCAGTCAAAAGCTTTTGTATGCCTTTCTAATTTTGTTTTTTCCCCTTTTGGGAAGTCTCTTTTATTTTTTTATAAGTCGAAGTCAATCAAGAAACAAATAA
- a CDS encoding DedA family protein, producing the protein MELLDFIFHIDQYLHMLIADYGAWIYAILFLIIFVETGLVIMPFLPGDSLLFATGMLVAQSSELDIIVAIVLLLIAAILGDSLNYYIGRKVGMRMTNIRLFGKQVIKQEHLDKTHAFYEKYGERTIVIARFIPIVRTLAPFVAGVGSMRYRVFMTYNVIGGIVWVVGLTLAGYFLGNLPIIKDNFSKVALLIIFISILPIIFEFIKAKMKKQK; encoded by the coding sequence ATGGAGTTATTAGATTTTATCTTTCACATTGACCAATACTTACATATGCTTATTGCAGACTATGGAGCTTGGATTTACGCTATTTTATTTTTAATTATTTTCGTAGAAACAGGCTTGGTTATTATGCCTTTTTTACCGGGTGATTCTTTGCTCTTTGCAACAGGAATGCTTGTAGCTCAATCGTCCGAACTAGATATTATTGTAGCTATTGTACTGCTGTTAATTGCCGCTATTTTGGGAGATTCACTCAATTACTACATCGGAAGAAAAGTCGGAATGCGCATGACAAATATTCGCTTATTTGGCAAACAAGTAATTAAGCAAGAACACTTAGATAAAACACATGCGTTTTATGAAAAATACGGAGAACGCACCATTGTTATTGCGCGATTTATTCCTATCGTTCGCACCTTAGCACCTTTTGTTGCAGGTGTCGGAAGTATGCGTTACCGCGTTTTTATGACGTATAATGTTATTGGTGGAATTGTTTGGGTCGTAGGATTGACTTTAGCCGGCTATTTTTTAGGTAACTTGCCGATTATTAAAGATAATTTCTCTAAAGTAGCTTTATTAATCATCTTTATTTCCATTTTACCTATTATTTTCGAATTTATCAAAGCTAAAATGAAGAAACAGAAATAA
- a CDS encoding DUF695 domain-containing protein: MSILKKFFAKKETHINTPEEFWNWFLENEQAFYKVVKEHKRIESDFFSRLGPKLKEVKEEIYFLCGMMNDQVAELIFTPDGSVKNVAFVEDLVAAAPDLSNWKFTALKPAVDIESFNIEMNNYGFSKEKINFYAIENPTYPDEVDLMLVYDDFVQQDEASIGDGIWIFLDNYLGELHAITSIDTLKVIGPDTAEGTLIPIDKLKDYLVWREKEFVEKYEGTRYNTANDSYIGLETTIENGMPLIAMINRTLLDWDAKASHPWIVRVEITYPANESGFPDEKTYQLLNQVEDELIKMLPDAQGYLNIGRETVDGNRDVFFACKDFRGPARTLDQLKDKYSDAFQMDYVIYKDKYWQSFEHYKG; the protein is encoded by the coding sequence ATGAGTATATTAAAAAAATTTTTTGCTAAAAAAGAAACACACATTAACACGCCTGAAGAATTCTGGAATTGGTTTCTAGAAAATGAACAGGCTTTTTACAAGGTGGTGAAAGAACACAAGAGAATTGAATCCGATTTTTTTAGTCGTTTAGGTCCTAAGCTAAAAGAAGTGAAAGAAGAAATTTACTTTTTATGCGGAATGATGAATGATCAAGTTGCTGAATTAATCTTTACGCCAGATGGCAGTGTTAAAAATGTTGCTTTTGTTGAGGATCTAGTGGCGGCAGCTCCAGATTTGTCTAATTGGAAGTTCACAGCGTTAAAACCAGCAGTAGATATTGAATCGTTTAATATTGAGATGAATAATTATGGATTCTCTAAAGAGAAAATTAATTTTTATGCAATTGAAAATCCGACATACCCAGATGAAGTCGATTTGATGCTTGTTTATGACGATTTTGTACAACAAGACGAGGCATCAATTGGAGATGGTATATGGATTTTTTTAGATAATTATCTTGGAGAACTACATGCCATTACTTCGATTGATACGTTAAAAGTAATCGGACCTGATACTGCCGAAGGAACATTGATTCCCATTGATAAGCTAAAAGATTACCTAGTTTGGAGAGAGAAAGAGTTTGTTGAAAAATACGAAGGAACACGTTACAATACAGCAAATGATTCGTATATAGGGCTTGAGACGACTATAGAAAATGGAATGCCTTTAATTGCTATGATTAATAGAACACTTTTAGATTGGGATGCTAAAGCATCACACCCTTGGATTGTACGTGTAGAAATTACCTATCCAGCCAATGAAAGTGGTTTTCCGGATGAAAAAACTTATCAATTACTAAATCAAGTGGAAGATGAGTTGATTAAAATGTTACCAGATGCACAAGGCTATTTAAATATTGGTAGGGAAACAGTGGATGGAAATCGAGATGTTTTCTTTGCGTGTAAAGATTTTAGGGGTCCAGCCCGTACCTTAGATCAACTGAAAGACAAGTATAGTGACGCATTTCAAATGGATTATGTTATTTACAAAGATAAATATTGGCAATCTTTTGAACATTATAAAGGATAA
- a CDS encoding suppressor of fused domain protein translates to MTIEEYKQTYNEEDAVGWDCITATLDQLYGNQKPQHFGNRLPFSLGGENPLDGLSVYQSAQQEDHFHLVSYGFSNLYYDEEKLGAEYSGFGFELTFRFKQQGDDNIHWAMNLMQNLAKYVFDSGKWFEEFHFIPTNSPIRLEYNTDLVGIAFVQDPELGFIDTPHGRVDFLQMVGITQKELDQLWGNPKLSETEKLIINLRQNNPLLLTDLDRK, encoded by the coding sequence ATGACAATAGAAGAATATAAACAAACATACAACGAAGAAGATGCTGTGGGATGGGATTGCATTACAGCCACATTGGATCAACTATACGGAAATCAAAAACCGCAACATTTTGGCAATCGATTACCTTTCTCCTTAGGAGGAGAAAATCCTTTAGATGGATTAAGCGTTTACCAAAGTGCACAACAAGAAGATCACTTTCACTTAGTGAGCTATGGTTTTTCTAATTTGTACTACGATGAAGAAAAATTAGGTGCGGAATACAGTGGCTTTGGTTTTGAATTGACATTTCGCTTCAAACAGCAGGGCGATGACAATATCCATTGGGCGATGAACTTGATGCAAAATCTCGCTAAATACGTTTTTGATTCGGGTAAATGGTTTGAAGAATTTCACTTCATCCCTACCAATAGCCCTATCCGATTAGAATACAATACCGATTTAGTTGGTATCGCATTTGTTCAAGATCCGGAATTAGGTTTCATTGACACCCCACACGGACGGGTAGATTTTTTGCAAATGGTAGGTATCACACAAAAAGAACTGGATCAATTATGGGGAAATCCCAAGCTATCAGAAACAGAAAAATTAATTATAAACTTACGTCAAAACAATCCGCTACTACTTACGGATTTAGATCGAAAATAA